The Candidatus Manganitrophus noduliformans genome segment GACGGCCCGGTACGATCGATCGTGGCCCCCGGAGGCGACGGAAGCCTCGGGGTCTTGGTCGATCATGCCCCGCTCATCACCACCCTCCAGACAGGCCGGCTTTCGATGACATCGTCCGAAGGAAAAGTGCAGTCCTTCCTCATCGGTCCCGGCTTCCTCGATATCCTCAAAAACGAGGTCGTTCTCCTGACCGAATCCGCCAAGGCGGACCATCCGACAAATTTGTCTTAAAAAAACCTTGACAACCGAATGACGTAAGTGATATAGTCGGGCCGGTTTTTTTAAATCTATTGCCAGTATATTTCCGCCTAAGTATATTCAAACTACTCATCAAATCTGATTGAAAGGGGGTGACGGGGTTACCAAGGCATCACTCTATTTGCTTGTTCGTTAATATCTCTACATCTCTGTTCGGTTGTGAATCTGTTTAGTTCTACTCTGGTTAATTCGGAAAAGGAGGTTACGAATGAAGAAGTTATGGGTCATGGCCTTAGGAACTGCGTTTCTTCTACAGACCGCGGCACTCTATGCAGCGGATGTCAAATTCGAAGGAGATTTCCGCGTCCGCGGGATTTATGCCGACGACCTTGACGCCAACGAGGATGTCAACGATCAACAGGCATTTGCCGACGGACGTTTTAGATTGAGAACCACCGCGACCGCGGGAATTACCTCCGGGGTTGTGGTCCTTGATTTCACCAGTTCTTTCAGCGATCCAAGACAAACGGGAGCCGGCGGGGCAGTCGACTGTTCAGCCACCGGTTGCACGACCGGAAACTATCGCTTCGGCTCGGCCAACTTCGGCGGAAGCTACAACATCGTCGGTGTCCGGGAAGCCTACCTCAAACTCGATCTCAACATGGTCAAGCTCGCCTTCGGCCGTAAGCCATTCCGACTTGGCCACAGCCTCATCTTGGATGATACGATGGATGCGATCGTCGGAAAATTCATGGTCGGCGGGTTCGAAGTAATGTTGGCGAATGGAAAATTGCTCGATACCAATTCGACGGTTGCCCCTGGAGGTGGATTAACGGGTAGCGATACCGATCTTTACATTGCGAAGACCGGCTTCAATCATGGCGATATGCACAATATCGGCCTCTTCGCGACCTATCTCAAAGATCGCGGACCTGCTTTCTTGCCTGCAGCTGCGGCACCTGATAAAACCGAGCTTTGGGTTTTGGGTGTGACGGCCGATGGAAAGTTCGGTGCGATCAACCTGGGCGCGGAAGTTGACTTCCTGACCGGGAGCCAGGATGTGACTACGGGAGATTCTGTCGATCTGGCCGGTTTGAATGTTTTGATCGGATTAGGGTTCGATGTGGGTGCTGTTGATGTCGGCGTTGCCGCTCTTTACACCACTGGGGACGATGGGACCGATGCCGGCGAGAGAAATGTCAACGGCATCTCAGGGAATTTTGTTCTCGGAAACATCTTAATTAATGATAACATTCTCAGCGACCGAGAAGGACAGTGCGCCAGCGTCGGTGGGGCCCGGATCGGTTCCGGTGGCTCTTCCTGTTTCGCCGGATTGGGTGTTACCGGAATTAAGGTCTCTGCCGGTCTTGAAGGGGTTCCTTTCGGCAAAACCTGCCATACCGAATTGGCCGCCATCTGGGCACAGACCACCGAGGATCCGATTGGACCGGGTGGGGCGGGTGACAGCGACCTTGGGATCGAGATCGACCTGAACCACAAACACAAGCTGGATGACAATGTCGCCGTTGCAGTGAACCTGGGCTATCTTCTCTCCGGAGATGCCTGGCAGACCCTCACCGGCGGTGATGACAACCAGCTCAAAGGGATCATTGCCCTCAACTACATGTTCTAACTTTCCTTAAGTTACACCGAATGAAAAGCCCTCCGGTTCTCAGCCGGAGGGCTTTTTTATTGCTCGTTCAGGAAACAGGGCGCTATTCCTTGCCGCGGAAGTTTGATAAAATGAGGCCTGGATCGGCGGCATCTTCAGCCTGGAATAAAGAAGAAAGAACAGATGGAACTAAAGCAAAAAATCGAATCGCTTCCCCATACCCCGGGCGTTTACCTTATGAAGGGAAAAAAGGGGGAGGTCCTCTACGTCGGCAAGGCGAAAGAGCTGGCGAGCCGTGTGCGGAGCTATTTTCGTCCCAATGCCGATGTGACCCCGAAGATCCGATCGATGGTCTCGCAGGTGGCCGACCTGGAATATATCGTCACCGTCAGTAACCTCGAGGCGCTGATTCTGGAGAGCAACCTCATCAAGAAACATCGCCCGAAGTACAATGTCGTTCTGCGGGACGATAAAAATTACCCCCTCCTTCGCCTCTCGATGAAGGACGATTACCCGCGGCTTGAGATCGTCCGCCGGGTGAAGCGGGACGGCGCGCTTTACTTCGGCCCGTATGTCCCGACCGGAGGGCTTTATGAAATGCTCCGGCTGCTGAGGAAGATCTTCCCCCTTCCGAACTGCACGATCGACATCGACGGTAACGCCGAGCGGGCCTGCATCGAATTCGAGATTAAAAGATGCCTGGCCCCCTGCACCGGAAATCAATCGAAGGAAGATTACCGCCAGATGATCCAGCAGGTCCGCCTCTTCCTCGAAGGAAAGGACAAGGTCCTCCTCACGGCGATGCGGGCGCTGATGGAGAAGAAGGCGGGCGAGCTCAACTTTGAGGCGGCGGCCCGGCTTCGCGATCAGATCGCCAAGATCGAGCGGGCGTTGGAGCAGCAACGGGTCACCTCCACGCAGATCGAGGATCACGACGTAATCGCCTTGGCGCGGGAAGGGGAGGCGGCCGACCTTCAGATCCTTTTCATCCGGGGCGGGATGATGGTCGGTCGAAAAGACTTCTTCTTCGAAAATGTCGGGGAAACGCTCGATGAGGAGCTCTGCGCCACCTTCATTCAGCAGTTCTACAATAAGGAAGGGCTGATTCCGAGGGAGATCTTTCTTCCGATTCCGCTGACGGAAGCCTCCGTTCTGGAAGAGTGGCTCTCGGAGCGGCGCGGCGGGCCGGTTCATCTTGTTTTCCCCTCGCGCGGGAGAAGGGCCCATCTGCTCGATTTGGCCCTGGAGAATGCGCGCGCCTCCCTGACGAACCACGTTCAGATTCGCGAGGGGGGAGAGGCGACGCTGGAGAAACTGAAAGATCTCTTGCAACTCTCCCGTCTTCCCCGCCGGATCGAGGGATACGACATCTCCAATATCATGGGGACCAGCGCGGTCGGTTCGATGGTGGTTTTCGAAGAGGCCAAGGCGAAGAAATCGGATTACCGCCACTTCCGGATCAAAACGATCGAGGGGGCGAACGACTTCGGGATGATGGCGGAGGTTCTGACGCGGAGATTAAATTTGTTGAAAGAGAAGGGGGAGGCGCCTCCAGACCTCTTCCTGATCGACGGCGGGAAGGGTCAGATCTCGGCGGTGCGGGAGGTGATGGAGAAATTCGATCTCGGATCGGTCGATCTGATCGGGTTGGCGAAGGAGAGGGAAGATCGATGGGAGCGGGTCTATCTGCCCGATCTTTCAGATCCGATCGCGCTTCCGGTCGGCTCCCCGGCAACCCATCTGCTTCAGCAGATCCGCGATGAAGCGCACCGCTTTGCGGTCTCCTATCATCGGAAGATTCGGGACAAGAAGATGTTGGAGTCGCCGCTGCAGGAAATCGAGGGGATCGGGAAGACCCGGCGGCTGGCGCTGCTGAAGCATTTTGGAAGTGTCTCAAAGATTCGCGAGGCCAGTCTGGAGGAGCTCGAAGCGGCCCCCTCCATGAACAAGGCGGTCGCCCGAAAAGTGTTTGAGTCGCTTCATTCCTAATTGCCCTTCCACATTGACACTTTGCGTTCAATTATGCTAAAAATACGCAGATTATTTAAATGTCTATACAATTGGAGAAGCCATGTCCGGACATTCTAAATGGGCGACGACCAAACATAAAAAGGCGGCGGCCGACTCGAAGCGGGGGAAAATTTTCACCAAGATTATCCGCGAGATCACCGTTGCGGCGAAGATGGGTGGGGGTGACCCCGAAGGGAATCCCCGTCTTCGAACGGCGATCCTGAAGGCCAAAGAAAACAACATGCCGGCCGATAACATCAAGAAGGCGGTTCAAAAGGGGACCGGCGAGCTTCCAGGTGTCACGTATGAGGAGATGACTTACGAGGGTTACGGGCCGGGCGGGGTGGCGATCATCATCCAGATCATGTCGGACAACAAGAACCGGACCGTTTCCGAAATCCGCCACCTCCTCTCCAAGAGCGGCGGCAACATGGGAGAGTCGGGCTCCGTCGCCTGGATGTTTCAGAAGAAGGGGTATCTGTCGATCGAGAAGCAGAAGGCCGACGAGGAGAAGTTGATGTCGGTGGCGCTCGATGCGGGGGCGGAAGATATCCGCTCGGACGATCCGACCCTTTTTGAAGTGATCACCGCCCCGGCCGATTTCGAAAAAGTCAAAAAGGCGATGACCGACGCCGGTCTTGCCCCGTCTTATGCCGAGGTGACCTTTCTCCCGCAGACCTATATCCGGCTCGATGGGAAAGAGGCGGAGCAGATGCTCCGGTTGATGGAAGCGCTCGAAGATCACGACGATGTTCAGAACGTCTACGCGAACTTCGATATCCCCGATGAGGTGATGGCGAAGGTGGCCGGGTAATTTAACCCAATATGCCGATTTTAGGAATCGATCCGGGAATGGGTGTCACAGGGTATGCGATCCTGGAAGAAGCCCCCGCAGGCCGTCTGATCTTGAAAGGATCGGGCGAGGTCCGGACGATTTCAAAACACCCCTTTCCGAAACGACTCAAACATCTCTTCGACGACCTCCTGCAGGTGATTCAGAAAGAGCTTCCGACCGCCGTCGCCATCGAAGATACCTTTCTCGCCAAAAATTTCAAGTCGGCCCTCAAGCTCGGACAGGCCCGCGGGGCGGCGCTGCTGGCGGCCGAGTTCCATCAGATCCCGGTCTTTGAATACACGCCGACGGCGGTGAAGATGGCGGTGGTCGGTTATGGGGGAGCGACCAAGGATCAAATCCAGCAGATGGTCGGCCGGCTGCTCCAACTTCCGAGCCTCCTGACCTCGGAGCATGCCGCCGATGCCGCCGCGGTTGCGATTTGCCACATCCACTCCGCCCAATTTCAAGCGAAGGTCGGAGCGGCCGAGAAGAGATCGGACGAATTCACGCGATATTAAATGCGGTTGAAAGATGATTGCATTCCTCACCGGAACGATCCTTGAGAAAACCCCCAGCACTCTGATCGTGGAGGTGCATGGGATCGGATACCAGATCTTTATCCCGCTGAATACTTTTTATCGACTCCCCGAGGTGAAGGAGAGTGTCTCGCTTCACGTCCACACGCATGTTCGGGAAGATGCCCTTCAACTCTACGGGTTTCTCTCGCCGCTCGAAAAGGAACTCTTTCTGCTTCTTTTGGGGATCTCCGGCGTCGGACCGAAGGTGGCCCTGGGAATCCTCTCCGGGATGGAGTTGACCGAATTGGTTCAGGCCTTGCGGGACGGAAACGTCGACCGGCTCCGGGCCATCCCGGGGGTCGGGCCGAAGACGGCCGGGCGGCTGGTCCTGGAGTTGAGAGAGAAGGTCAACGCCCTGAGTCTGGCGGGCCTTCAAACCCCGGTCTCGGCCGGTTCGGAATTGGATAAAACCAAAGAGGACGCCCTCTCGGCATTGGTCAACTTGGGTTATCATCGAACCGAAGCGAAGCGGACCGTCGATAAAATCGCCGAAGAAACTGGCGATTCCGAGTCGGTGGAGGGGCTGATCAAAAAAGCGCTGAAGAAATTGGCAAAGGTGGGTTAGCGGGCCGGTCATGATGGATCGTATTTTATCGACGCAATTGAATGACGAAGAAAAGCGGATGGAGGCGAGCCTTCGACCCGCCTCGCTCGACGAATATGTCGGCCAGACGCGGATCAAGGAGAATCTCCGGATCTATATCGAGGCGGCGAAGAAGCGGGGCGATGTCCTCGACCATGTCATCTTCTACGGCCCTCCCGGTCTCGGCAAGACGACCCTGGCCAACATTATCGCGCGGGAATTGGGGGTCAATCTCAAGGCGACCTCCGGCCCGGCGGTGGAGCACCCCGGCGACCTGGCGGCGATCCTCAGCAACCTCTCCGAGGGGGATGTTTTCTTCATCGATGAAATCCACCGGCTCCACCCGGCGGTGGAAGAGGTCTTGTATCCCGCCATGGAGGATTTTCAGCTCGACCTGATCATCGGCCAGGGCCCCTCGGCCCGGACGCTGAAATTCAATCTGCCGAGATTTACGCTCATCGGCGCCACCACCCGCGCCGGTCTTCTCACCTCGCCGCTGCGCGAGCGATTCGGCGTCATCAGCCGTCTCGAATTCTACCGTCCCGAGGAGCTGGAGCAGATCGTCCTTCGCTCCGCCAAGTTGCTGAACATTGCGATTGAACAGACGGCCGCGTATGAAATTGCCGCCCGGACGCGGGGAACCCCCCGGATTGCCAACCGGATCTTGCGGCGGGTCCGCGATTTTGCCGAGGTGAAATCGGACGGCCGCATTCTCCTGGAGGTCGCCCGTCAGGCGCTGTCGCAGATGGAGATCGACTCCGCCGGATTCGACGCGATGGACCGAAAATATCTTCTCCTCATGATCGAGAAATTCGGCGGCGGGCCGGTCGGCGTCGAAACCTTGGCGACCGCCCTCGGTGAAGAGCGCGAGACGCTCGAAGATGTCTACGAGCCGTTCCTGATCCAAGGGGGATATCTCGACCGGACCGCCCGCGGACGAATGGCGACCGACCTGGCCTATCAACATTTCGGAGTGAAGCGCCCCGAGAACACTCAGCCGAGGCTTTGGTAAATGGAAAGAGGGACGATGTTTACAGTCGGTATTCTGACCATCAGCGACAAGGGCTCGGCCGGAAAACGGGAAGACGCCAGCGGCCTGCTTCTCCACCAACTGGTCGATCAGCTTCCGGGGAAGGTGACGGTTTACCAGGTCATCCCGGATGAGAAGGAGGCGATCCAAAACCAGCTGATCTCCTTTTCCGATCGATGGAAGGTCGATCTGGTCTTGACGACCGGAGGAACCGGCGTTTCTCCCCGCGATGTCACCCCGGAGGCGACGATGCAGGTCCTCGATCGCCTGATTCCCGGCATGGGGGAGATTATGCGCATGGAAGGATATCGAAAGAACCCCAAGGCGATCATCTCCCGCGGCATCGCCGGCGTCCGCAAGCAGACCCTCATCGTGAACCTCCCCGGCAGCCCCCGCGCCGTCCGGGAGAATTTTGAGATCCTCCTCCCGGCCCTCCCTCATGCCATTGAGAAAATGAAAGGGGACGAAGAAGACTGCGGAATCCCTCCGCGCAATGAGAGGGTCTAGTTTTCCAAATTCTCTTCTTTTCCTTCGATGGCTCTTGTAGTATACTCTCAAGGGATCGAGTCTTGCCGGTTTTCCCGGAATCGAGCATCCGAGGTCGCGTTTGGAAGAAGGGATCCTTTTTCGTCTGGCGTTTGATCAAGCCTCCGTCGGCATGGTGGTGCTGGCCATGGATCCGCTCGGTCAGTTTATCCAGGTCAATCCGGCATTCTGCCGGATGACCGGATATTCCCGGGAAGAGCTGTTGGCGCGCGATTTTCAAAGCATTACCGCCCCCCAAGACCTGGAAAAAAACCTCAAAGGGATACGCTCCCTTCTCGAACAGCCGATCCCGTCCCTGCAGATTGAAAAGCGCTACATCCGAAAAGACGGCCGTCCCTTTTGGGTCCGTCTGAATGCCTCTCTGCTTCGGGACGACCGGGCAAGGCCGACCTGCATCGTTGTCGAAGTGGAAGACATCGAAACCCATAAGAAAACGGAAGAGGCGTTGCGGGAGACCGACCAGACGCTCCGTCCGCTGATTCAGGCGTCTCCTCTGGCCATCGTGACCATCGACCTCGCGCTGAATGTGAAGATGTGGAACCCGGCGGCCGAACGCCTCTTCGGATGGCGCACCGAGGAGATCCTCGGCCGCCCCCTTCCGATTATCCCGCGGGAAAAGCAGGAGGAGTTTCAGCTTTACGTCGACCGTTTGGCGGGGGATGGACCGACGTTTGTGAATGCGCCCAAGCGGCGGGTCCGAAAAGACGGCACGGTGATCGACGTTCGGGTTTCGACCGCGCTCCTGCGCGATGCCGACGGCAAGGTCAACGGCATCATGGGAATCTTCACCGATATCACCGAGGAGAAGCGCCTGGAAGCGGAGCTTCGCCACGCTCAAAAGCTGGAGGGGATCGGTCAATTGGCCGGCGGGATCGCCCATGAGTTCAATAACCTCCTGACGGCGATCATCGGCAATATCGAATTGGCGCTGGGGGAGACCGTGTCGGGATCACGTCTGCGCGCCACCCTGTCCCGGGTCGATCAGGCGGCGCAACGGGCGGCGGTGCTCACGCAGCAGCTTTTGACCTTCAGCCGGCGATCGAGGATCGATTTGAAACCGCTCCATCTGCAGGTCGTGGCCGAGGAGGTGGTCTGTCTCCTCGGCCAGACGTTCGATCGGCGCATCCGTCTCCGCGTTGAATCGGCCGAGGGGGTCTGGCCGGTTTTTGCCGATGCAGGTCAGATGAACCAAATCTTGATGAATCTCTGCGTGAACGCGCGGGATGCCCTCCTGGAGCGGTTGGGGGAGACGGAGAACCCAAGAGAGCCGGCCGATTGGGAGCCCCGGATCGTCATCGGGATAGAAAATGCCCCTTGTGATGAAGACTTCTTTCGCGCTCACCCGGAGGTCAAACCGGGGGAGTATGTCTGTCTGTCGGTTTCCGACAACGGCATCGGGATCGACGATGCGATCCGGCACCGGATTTTCGAGCCCTTCTTCACCACGAAAGAGGTGGGGCGCGGCACCGGCCTGGGCTTGGCCGCTGTCTATGGGATTATCCGGCAGCATCTGGGGTGGATCGAGCTGCAGACCGTAAAGAGCGAGGGGACGGTTTTCAAAATCTATCTCCCTGCAGGACAGAATGCGCAGGTCCTCGATCCACAGGCGGGCCGGCCGAAGCGGGTCGCCGGCGGGGATGAAACGATCCTTTTTATCGACGACGAGGTGGCCATCCGACAATTGGCCAAGACGGTTTTGGAGCAGTATGGATACCGTGTCCTCCTGGCGGGAGACGGGGTCGAGGCGGTGGGGATTTTTCAGCGCGAGATTGATCGGGTTCACCTCGTCGTTCTCGATCTGATGATGCCGCGCCGGTCGGGAGAAGAGGTGTTCCGGGAATTGAGGGCCCTCGCCCCCGGCGTGAAGATCCTCATTTCAAGCGGCCACCCTCCGGCCGGCGGCGATTTGTCCGCGCTCGGCGGCCCTGCCGCCGGGTTCATCTCCAAACCTTACCATCCGGACGATCTGGCCCGGAAGGTGAGGGCTCTGCTCGACCGATCGGGCGGAAAAGGACCATCCGCTCACTGATTGAAGCCCGATATTCTGTTTTTCTTTCCCTCCCATCGGTTCAGATCATTTAAAAGATCATCCCTCCCGGGTCCGATTCGAATCTGGGACAACCTACAAAAGCGCTTGAAAAACCGGCTTAAATGGGCTATACTCCTAAAATTTCCCTGAATGGAGGTATCCTCGTTTGTCCGAAACAGATCCCCTGGTCCCGCTTCGTCGGAAGATCGACGAAATCGATGAGCGGATTCTTGCGCTTTTAAACGATCGGGCCCGCATCGTCCAAGATGTCGGAAAGATCAAAAAAAATCAGCAGGCCGATTTTTACGCCCCCTCCCGCGAGCAGGCGATCTACGATCGATTGACCCATCTCAATCCCGGGCCGTTTCCAAATGAGGCGCTCAAGAGCGTTTTCCGAGAAATCATCTCAGCCTCCCTCTCCCTTGAAGGGCCGATCAAGGTGGCCTACTTGGGGCCGCGGGCGACCTTTACGCACCTGGCTACCATGCAGCGCTTCGGTTTTTCGGCCACCGACATTCCGGTCAACAGCATCAAGGAGGTCTTCGATGAGGTCGAACGGGGGCGGGCCGATTTCGGCGTGGTGCCGATTGAGAATTCGACCGAGGGGGTTGTCAATCATACGCTCGACCTTTTCGTCGATTCCCCGCTGAAGATCTTCGGAGAAATCCTGCAAGAGGTCTCGCATCACCTCATGTCGAAGACCGGTCAGATCGGGGATCTCCGCCGGATCTACTCTCACTCGCACGCCATCGCGCAGTGTAAAAACTTTTTGGAGACGAACCTGCCGCGGATTCAGGTGACCGAGACCTCCAGCACCGCGCGGGCGGCCGAGCTGGCGCAGGAAGATCCGACCGCGGGGGCGATCGCTTCCGAGCTGGCGGCCAAGCTCTATAATCTGGTCGTCATCAAGCGGCGGATCGAGGACAACATCAATAATTTCACCCGGTTCCTGGTGGTCTCTCAGAAAGGGGCGCCGCGGAGCGGACGGGACAAAACCTCGGTGATGTTCTCGATCAAGGATCGGGTCGGCGCCCTCTATGAGATGCTCCGTCCTTTTTCCGCCCAACAGATCAACCTGACGAAGATCGAATCGCGGCCGTCGAAGAAGAAGGCGTGGGAGTATATCTTCTACATCGATATGATCGGCCATGTGGAAGATGAAATGATCCGGACCGCCATCGAAGAGCTCCGGGGCCAGGCGGTTTTCCTGAAGGTCCTCGGCTCCTATCCGATGGCGGAAGAGATGAAAAACGAGAAGAAATGATTAAAGTCAGCCCCGATATCGCCGGCATCATCCCTTATCCTCCCGGCAAGCCGATGGAGGAGCTCGAGCGGGAGCTCGGGATCAAAGGATCGATCAAGCTTGCGTCGAACGAGAATCCGCTCGGGCCTTCGCCGAAGGCGGTGGCGGCGATCCGAAAAGGGTTGGAGAAGATCCAGCGCTATCCCGACGGGGCCGGTTATTATCTCAGAGAAGCGTTGGCCGAAAAATGGAAGGTCGAGCCCTCGCAGGTGATCATCGGGAACGGCTCGAACGAGATCATCGAATTGCTTGTCCGAACGTTCATCCTGCCGGGGGATGAGGCGATCATGGCCGACCCGAGCTTCTCGCTTTATCCGTTGGTGGTTACCACCGGCCACGGCAAGCCGGTTCAGATCCCGCTGAAAGAGGGAAGGCACGACCTCGCCCAGATGGCGAAGGCGATCACCCCGAAGACGAAGCTGATTTTTGTCTGCAACCCGAACAACCCCACCGGAACGATGGTTGACAAAAGAGAGGTCGCCCGGTTTCTGCTGCGGGTTCCGAAGCGGATTTTGGTGATCTTCGACGAGGCCTATGCCGAATATGCCACCGATCCCGATTTTCCTCAGACGATCGATTCCCTCCGGGAAGGGGCGTCGGTGATTTTTCTTCGGACCTTTTCGAAGATTTACGGCCTCGCCGGTCTTCGGATCGGTTATGGGATCAGCCGGCCGGAGGTGATCGACTACATGAACCGGGTGCGGCAGCCGTTTAATACCAATCTGCCGGCGCAGCAGGGGGCGCTCGCGGCCCTTTCGGATGAGGCCCACGTCTCCAAGTCGCTTCGGATCAACCAGGAGGGAAAGGAGTTCCTCTGTCGGCAGTTTGATGAGATGGGACTTTCCTATTTCCGATCCGAGACGAATTTTATTTATTTTAATCTAAACGGCTCCGAGCCCGCACTCGGCAAGAAAGTCTTTACCGCGCTCCTCCACAAGGGGGTGATTATCCGGCATCTGGAGGGGCGCCATCTTCGGGTGACCATCGGCCTTCCGAAGGAGAATCGGCGATTCATTCAATCACTGAAAGAAGTTTTGTCTTTAAAGTAGTAAGGAGTTCAAAATGATCATCGTCTTAAAACCGAGCGCCACCGAGCGGGAGATTGGGCATATCGTCGCCAAGATCAAAGAGGCCGGCTTGAAATCGCACATCAGCAAGGGGGAGGAGCGGACGATCATCGGCGTTGTCGGTGATGAACGGGCTCTCCAGAGCCAGCCGCTCTTGGCCTTCCCCGGGGTCGAGGGGGTTCTGCCGATCCTGGCGCCGTACAAGCTGGTCAGCCGCGAGTTCAAGAAAGAAAACACGGTTCTCGATGTGCAGGGGATCCAGATCGGCGGAAAGCGGCTGGTGATGATGGCCGGCCCCTGCTCGGTCGAGAAGCAAGACCTCCTCTCCTCGATCGCCCAGGAGGTGAAGGAGGCGGGGGCGGTGATCCTGCGGGGCGGGGCCTTCAAGCCGAGGACCTCTCCGTATGCTTTCCAGGGATTAGGGGAAGAAGGGCTCGAATATCTGACCGAGGCGAAGAAGAAGACCGGTCTTTTAATTATCACCGAAATCATGGACCCCCGCGACATGCCGATGATGATGAAGCACGCCGACATCATTCAGATCGGGGCGCGGAACATGCAGAACTTTCGTCTGCTGGCGGAAGTCGGCTCTTACAACAAGCCGGTGATGCTCAAACGGGGTCTCTCCGCCACGATCAAAGAGTTTCTTCTCTCGGCCGAGTACATCATGGCCGCCGGAAATTCGCAGGTTATCCTCTGCGAGCGGGGGATTCGAACTTTCGAGACGGCGACGCGGAACACCCTCGATCTCTCCGCCGTCCCGGTGATCCGGGAGCTGTCGCATCTTCCGATCATCATCGATCCGAGCCATGCGGTCGGGAAGACCCATCTGGTCGCGCCGATGGCGAAGGCCGCGGTGGCGGCGGGGGCCGACGGGCTGATCATCGAAGTCCACTCCAATCCGGAGGAGGCCTACTGCGACGGGGAGCAGGCGATGCTGCCGAAGGATTTCAAAACCTTGATGGCGCAGCTGAGGCGGATCGCGGCGGCAGTAGATAGAGAATTATAAAAATAGTCGGGCTCAGGAGAGCCCTCCCACAATGAGGTTTGTGGGAGGGACCTTCCGGTCCCGATTTTTCCGGGAGTTCCATTGCTCTTCAAACAAATGACGATCATCGGCGTCGGCCTCATCGGCGGGTCGTTGGGGCTGATCTCGAAGCGGAAAAAACTGGTCGAGACGGTTGTCGGATACGGCAAGAAACGGGGAAGCCTTCAGAAGGCGACCGCGATGGGAGTGATCGATCGGTATGTCCTCACCCTCCCGAAGGCGGTCGAGGGGGCCGATCTGGTCGTCCTCGCCACGCCGGTCGGGACCTTTGAGCGGATCTGTCAGGCGATCGCCCCGCATCTGAAAGAAGGGGCGATCGTGACCGATGTCGGAAGCGTCAAAGGGGCCTGGGTCGC includes the following:
- a CDS encoding FoF1 ATP synthase subunit delta/epsilon; this translates as MAEKTFHLTVITPDRVFFDGPVRSIVAPGGDGSLGVLVDHAPLITTLQTGRLSMTSSEGKVQSFLIGPGFLDILKNEVVLLTESAKADHPTNLS
- the uvrC gene encoding excinuclease ABC subunit UvrC, whose translation is MELKQKIESLPHTPGVYLMKGKKGEVLYVGKAKELASRVRSYFRPNADVTPKIRSMVSQVADLEYIVTVSNLEALILESNLIKKHRPKYNVVLRDDKNYPLLRLSMKDDYPRLEIVRRVKRDGALYFGPYVPTGGLYEMLRLLRKIFPLPNCTIDIDGNAERACIEFEIKRCLAPCTGNQSKEDYRQMIQQVRLFLEGKDKVLLTAMRALMEKKAGELNFEAAARLRDQIAKIERALEQQRVTSTQIEDHDVIALAREGEAADLQILFIRGGMMVGRKDFFFENVGETLDEELCATFIQQFYNKEGLIPREIFLPIPLTEASVLEEWLSERRGGPVHLVFPSRGRRAHLLDLALENARASLTNHVQIREGGEATLEKLKDLLQLSRLPRRIEGYDISNIMGTSAVGSMVVFEEAKAKKSDYRHFRIKTIEGANDFGMMAEVLTRRLNLLKEKGEAPPDLFLIDGGKGQISAVREVMEKFDLGSVDLIGLAKEREDRWERVYLPDLSDPIALPVGSPATHLLQQIRDEAHRFAVSYHRKIRDKKMLESPLQEIEGIGKTRRLALLKHFGSVSKIREASLEELEAAPSMNKAVARKVFESLHS
- a CDS encoding YebC/PmpR family DNA-binding transcriptional regulator; this encodes MSGHSKWATTKHKKAAADSKRGKIFTKIIREITVAAKMGGGDPEGNPRLRTAILKAKENNMPADNIKKAVQKGTGELPGVTYEEMTYEGYGPGGVAIIIQIMSDNKNRTVSEIRHLLSKSGGNMGESGSVAWMFQKKGYLSIEKQKADEEKLMSVALDAGAEDIRSDDPTLFEVITAPADFEKVKKAMTDAGLAPSYAEVTFLPQTYIRLDGKEAEQMLRLMEALEDHDDVQNVYANFDIPDEVMAKVAG
- the ruvC gene encoding crossover junction endodeoxyribonuclease RuvC, with the translated sequence MPILGIDPGMGVTGYAILEEAPAGRLILKGSGEVRTISKHPFPKRLKHLFDDLLQVIQKELPTAVAIEDTFLAKNFKSALKLGQARGAALLAAEFHQIPVFEYTPTAVKMAVVGYGGATKDQIQQMVGRLLQLPSLLTSEHAADAAAVAICHIHSAQFQAKVGAAEKRSDEFTRY
- the ruvA gene encoding Holliday junction branch migration protein RuvA, yielding MIAFLTGTILEKTPSTLIVEVHGIGYQIFIPLNTFYRLPEVKESVSLHVHTHVREDALQLYGFLSPLEKELFLLLLGISGVGPKVALGILSGMELTELVQALRDGNVDRLRAIPGVGPKTAGRLVLELREKVNALSLAGLQTPVSAGSELDKTKEDALSALVNLGYHRTEAKRTVDKIAEETGDSESVEGLIKKALKKLAKVG
- the ruvB gene encoding Holliday junction branch migration DNA helicase RuvB, with amino-acid sequence MDRILSTQLNDEEKRMEASLRPASLDEYVGQTRIKENLRIYIEAAKKRGDVLDHVIFYGPPGLGKTTLANIIARELGVNLKATSGPAVEHPGDLAAILSNLSEGDVFFIDEIHRLHPAVEEVLYPAMEDFQLDLIIGQGPSARTLKFNLPRFTLIGATTRAGLLTSPLRERFGVISRLEFYRPEELEQIVLRSAKLLNIAIEQTAAYEIAARTRGTPRIANRILRRVRDFAEVKSDGRILLEVARQALSQMEIDSAGFDAMDRKYLLLMIEKFGGGPVGVETLATALGEERETLEDVYEPFLIQGGYLDRTARGRMATDLAYQHFGVKRPENTQPRLW
- a CDS encoding MogA/MoaB family molybdenum cofactor biosynthesis protein is translated as MFTVGILTISDKGSAGKREDASGLLLHQLVDQLPGKVTVYQVIPDEKEAIQNQLISFSDRWKVDLVLTTGGTGVSPRDVTPEATMQVLDRLIPGMGEIMRMEGYRKNPKAIISRGIAGVRKQTLIVNLPGSPRAVRENFEILLPALPHAIEKMKGDEEDCGIPPRNERV